The following coding sequences lie in one Paroedura picta isolate Pp20150507F chromosome 10, Ppicta_v3.0, whole genome shotgun sequence genomic window:
- the LOC143819709 gene encoding uncharacterized protein LOC143819709 isoform X2: MMPKSRLKESCRKSKWQETVNGVIAYLWKWVLMVVLSVRNLMKPYFLIGSNGHKQTMSQESRQSVPQRHRDPPMDSDRTKHRKPGAHHHRHLLEPEEKNQKEDPQDKISGHKRSYLGEFFLKKPNDNVELRKNAKLKVFPCYDSCLFPCRGRIRLRTMPSRRLPAQLRAQQICQMACLDRTRNMDTQHHFQRNSTESTMTLAQTQVWPTKRVGDHERRREAQQLLRRLAESDVLIAQLWQDDTLVENNKRTERSPQGVENVPEIPDQVLEPSWKKDQKTGAGPSEIRTAGMGG, from the exons ATGATGCCCAAATCCAGGCTAAAGGAGAGTTGCCGGAAGAGTAAATGGCAG GAAACTGTCAATGGAGTAATAGCCTATCTGTGGAAATGGGTGCTTATGGTCGTTCTATCAGTGAGGAATTTAATGAAGCCTTATTTCCTGATTGGATCAAATG GTCACAAGCAAACTATGTCGCAGGAATCAAGGCAGAGTGTTCCACAACGTCATAGAGATCCT CCAATGGACAGTGACAGAACAAAACACAGGAAGCCAGGTGCTCACCACCACAGACACCTG TTAGAGCCAGAAGAGAAGAATCAAAAGGAAGATCCTCAGGACAAGATATCTGGGCATAAACGTTCCTACTTGGGGGAATTTTTTCTTAAG AAACCAAATGACAATGTAGAGTTGCGGAAGAATGCCAAACTAAAAGTCTTTCCATGTTATGATTCATGTCTG TTCCCATGCAGGGGTCGGATTCGTCTCAGGACCATGCCTTCCCGGAGATTACCAGCCCAGTTGAGGGCCCAGCAAATATGTCAGATGGCATGTCTGGACAGAACAAGGAACATGGATACACAACATCATTTCCAACGAAACAGCACTGAATCCACAATGACCTTGGCACAG ACGCAGGTCTGGCCGACAAAGAGAGTGGGGGATCATGAGAGGAGAAGAGAGGCCCAGCAGCTCTTGAGAAGGCTTGCAGAAAGCGATGTGCTG ATTGCACAGCTCTGGCAAGATGACACATTAGTGGAAAATAACAAGCGGACAGAGAGGTCCCCGCAGGGAGTGGAAAATGTGCCAGAAATACCTGACCAAGTTTTAGAG CCTTCCTGGAAAAAGGACCAGAAAACAGGAGCAGGGCCCAGTGAAATAAGGACAGCTGGAATGGGTGGTTAA
- the LOC143819709 gene encoding uncharacterized protein LOC143819709 isoform X1, which translates to MMPKSRLKESCRKSKWQETVNGVIAYLWKWVLMVVLSVRNLMKPYFLIGSNGHKQTMSQESRQSVPQRHRDPQPMDSDRTKHRKPGAHHHRHLLEPEEKNQKEDPQDKISGHKRSYLGEFFLKKPNDNVELRKNAKLKVFPCYDSCLFPCRGRIRLRTMPSRRLPAQLRAQQICQMACLDRTRNMDTQHHFQRNSTESTMTLAQTQVWPTKRVGDHERRREAQQLLRRLAESDVLIAQLWQDDTLVENNKRTERSPQGVENVPEIPDQVLEPSWKKDQKTGAGPSEIRTAGMGG; encoded by the exons ATGATGCCCAAATCCAGGCTAAAGGAGAGTTGCCGGAAGAGTAAATGGCAG GAAACTGTCAATGGAGTAATAGCCTATCTGTGGAAATGGGTGCTTATGGTCGTTCTATCAGTGAGGAATTTAATGAAGCCTTATTTCCTGATTGGATCAAATG GTCACAAGCAAACTATGTCGCAGGAATCAAGGCAGAGTGTTCCACAACGTCATAGAGATCCT CAGCCAATGGACAGTGACAGAACAAAACACAGGAAGCCAGGTGCTCACCACCACAGACACCTG TTAGAGCCAGAAGAGAAGAATCAAAAGGAAGATCCTCAGGACAAGATATCTGGGCATAAACGTTCCTACTTGGGGGAATTTTTTCTTAAG AAACCAAATGACAATGTAGAGTTGCGGAAGAATGCCAAACTAAAAGTCTTTCCATGTTATGATTCATGTCTG TTCCCATGCAGGGGTCGGATTCGTCTCAGGACCATGCCTTCCCGGAGATTACCAGCCCAGTTGAGGGCCCAGCAAATATGTCAGATGGCATGTCTGGACAGAACAAGGAACATGGATACACAACATCATTTCCAACGAAACAGCACTGAATCCACAATGACCTTGGCACAG ACGCAGGTCTGGCCGACAAAGAGAGTGGGGGATCATGAGAGGAGAAGAGAGGCCCAGCAGCTCTTGAGAAGGCTTGCAGAAAGCGATGTGCTG ATTGCACAGCTCTGGCAAGATGACACATTAGTGGAAAATAACAAGCGGACAGAGAGGTCCCCGCAGGGAGTGGAAAATGTGCCAGAAATACCTGACCAAGTTTTAGAG CCTTCCTGGAAAAAGGACCAGAAAACAGGAGCAGGGCCCAGTGAAATAAGGACAGCTGGAATGGGTGGTTAA
- the LOC143819709 gene encoding uncharacterized protein LOC143819709 isoform X3, producing the protein MMPKSRLKESCRKSKWQETVNGVIAYLWKWVLMVVLSVRNLMKPYFLIGSNGHKQTMSQESRQSVPQRHRDPQPMDSDRTKHRKPGAHHHRHLLEPEEKNQKEDPQDKISGHKRSYLGEFFLKKPNDNVELRKNAKLKVFPCYDSCLFPCRGRIRLRTMPSRRLPAQLRAQQICQMACLDRTRNMDTQHHFQRNSTESTMTLAQTQVWPTKRVGDHERRREAQQLLRRLAESDVLIAQLWQDDTLVENNKRTERSPQGVENVPEIPDQVLECPDWLNRRHPAF; encoded by the exons ATGATGCCCAAATCCAGGCTAAAGGAGAGTTGCCGGAAGAGTAAATGGCAG GAAACTGTCAATGGAGTAATAGCCTATCTGTGGAAATGGGTGCTTATGGTCGTTCTATCAGTGAGGAATTTAATGAAGCCTTATTTCCTGATTGGATCAAATG GTCACAAGCAAACTATGTCGCAGGAATCAAGGCAGAGTGTTCCACAACGTCATAGAGATCCT CAGCCAATGGACAGTGACAGAACAAAACACAGGAAGCCAGGTGCTCACCACCACAGACACCTG TTAGAGCCAGAAGAGAAGAATCAAAAGGAAGATCCTCAGGACAAGATATCTGGGCATAAACGTTCCTACTTGGGGGAATTTTTTCTTAAG AAACCAAATGACAATGTAGAGTTGCGGAAGAATGCCAAACTAAAAGTCTTTCCATGTTATGATTCATGTCTG TTCCCATGCAGGGGTCGGATTCGTCTCAGGACCATGCCTTCCCGGAGATTACCAGCCCAGTTGAGGGCCCAGCAAATATGTCAGATGGCATGTCTGGACAGAACAAGGAACATGGATACACAACATCATTTCCAACGAAACAGCACTGAATCCACAATGACCTTGGCACAG ACGCAGGTCTGGCCGACAAAGAGAGTGGGGGATCATGAGAGGAGAAGAGAGGCCCAGCAGCTCTTGAGAAGGCTTGCAGAAAGCGATGTGCTG ATTGCACAGCTCTGGCAAGATGACACATTAGTGGAAAATAACAAGCGGACAGAGAGGTCCCCGCAGGGAGTGGAAAATGTGCCAGAAATACCTGACCAAGTTTTAGAG tgtcctgattggctcaaccggAGACaccctgctttttga